A stretch of the Methylacidiphilum caldifontis genome encodes the following:
- a CDS encoding UvrD-helicase domain-containing protein — protein MNREKQLDHLIVVASAGVGKTHKLVERVLELLMGEILPHSLVVITFTKKAAQEIVDRLFSTLAKLAVPLTDREGIEPDLFSQNKKACRALKMLIEHLPSLHFQTIDSFFYFLLNYIPLDKRTSFARFSILDEKAKKTIQVELIRNVLSSKEFDPSFVDNFKVFLGDDLKTIFSNYLSLVQKYYPYFSDFPSVDLWGDPRLVTSNEETIKDPAFLSLLDEIGSYLKSLDMPTKTWEEQKLKINSLPRLYQNVLKAYDPQTAQCDQITLERKKYPLAEPLASALGKLAEKTIDYFIEKSHRRTRAVAHLLSVYDLYYRKSVTNQGFCSFEDIPRIILEATGLNSSYPFLYNLDQKWNHFLIDEFQDTSLLQWKVIKLFVDELIQYQDGSRSFFCVGDPKQSIYGWRGACSELIDSVESQYKLKREELIGSRRSSKAILDFVNMIFGNFEVIDKLLPESLEKWKKRWVDQQAMDVELEGYSCFLCVETAKKEKNGENFVEENGEEEETDNCISLYEALEKLLVEEIKPQERHLSCAILVQTNRKAEAIFQHLSLCPSLRVSLEGKLYPGKDSLIGKLFFALVQALAHPGDSLALGWLRSTPFGSVFQDEVSWRKAFWKVFFLEGFEGLAFQFFSLLQQAVVLDDFHKERMEMILQICQAFDKTGSRNFERFLSHYKDFSLPLSEDPSSVQVRTVHSAKGLEFDVVIVTELLGRETAMNKPRDVPIAYTSSRGESKLFFLPRKEIAEKEPQLSCLYEELVAEEQLEKLSLLYVAMTRARQGLYIVGEIQQQTNGKNSTRQSVYWQDLLLEGLGTTSFHRNLFFPDYPLVTLFETGKREWNPRPKKEFFKLEEKKEAKSQDFPYPPRPLSRTQFVSPSTLEPNAQELNLYSLFSLDKGKRIDHGLIVHKIFSQIERLSEDILFKLKQKALEYGQKDKERNPFKEVLDCLQSPSIKEIFTPKEETKIWIERSFCVEVEGQWVRGTLDRVHVEKDLLGNVQCSIYDFKTDAISLDKKEELVKKYLSQLILYRKALCQLLDIDSSRIKVFLVSVFLKEVMAL, from the coding sequence ATGAACAGGGAAAAACAGTTAGACCACTTGATAGTCGTAGCTTCTGCTGGAGTGGGAAAGACTCATAAGCTAGTTGAAAGAGTTCTTGAGCTGTTAATGGGTGAAATTCTTCCCCATTCGCTGGTAGTTATTACTTTTACAAAAAAAGCGGCCCAGGAAATCGTAGATCGGCTATTTTCAACTTTAGCCAAGCTAGCAGTTCCTTTAACAGATAGAGAAGGGATAGAGCCAGATCTTTTTTCCCAAAATAAAAAGGCCTGTCGAGCATTAAAAATGCTTATCGAACATCTTCCTTCCCTGCATTTTCAAACGATCGACTCTTTTTTTTATTTTCTACTGAATTACATTCCGCTTGATAAAAGGACTAGTTTTGCCCGTTTCTCAATCCTGGATGAAAAAGCTAAAAAAACCATCCAAGTGGAATTAATCAGGAACGTATTAAGTTCAAAGGAGTTTGACCCTTCTTTTGTAGACAACTTTAAGGTTTTCTTGGGGGATGATCTTAAGACAATCTTTTCAAACTACTTATCCTTGGTACAGAAATACTATCCTTATTTCTCTGATTTTCCCAGTGTAGATTTATGGGGAGATCCTCGGTTGGTTACAAGTAACGAGGAGACAATTAAAGATCCAGCTTTTCTTTCCCTGCTCGATGAGATTGGATCCTACCTAAAATCTCTGGATATGCCGACTAAAACATGGGAGGAACAAAAGTTGAAAATCAACTCCCTTCCAAGACTGTATCAGAATGTCTTGAAAGCTTACGATCCTCAAACAGCTCAATGTGATCAAATAACTTTGGAAAGGAAAAAATATCCTTTGGCCGAGCCTCTAGCTTCTGCATTGGGAAAGCTAGCAGAAAAGACGATCGATTATTTTATTGAAAAATCCCACCGCAGGACTCGAGCTGTGGCGCACCTACTGAGCGTTTATGATCTTTATTATCGAAAAAGTGTAACCAACCAGGGTTTTTGCAGTTTTGAAGATATTCCGAGGATCATCTTAGAAGCCACTGGATTAAACAGTTCTTATCCTTTTTTGTACAACCTTGACCAAAAATGGAATCATTTTCTCATCGATGAGTTCCAGGATACGAGTCTATTACAATGGAAAGTGATCAAGCTTTTTGTTGACGAGCTGATCCAATACCAGGATGGGTCACGGTCTTTTTTCTGTGTTGGAGATCCAAAACAAAGCATTTATGGGTGGAGGGGAGCATGCAGTGAACTGATCGATTCAGTCGAGTCCCAGTACAAACTAAAAAGGGAGGAGCTGATCGGTTCAAGAAGATCATCCAAGGCTATCTTGGATTTTGTTAACATGATCTTTGGTAATTTTGAAGTGATTGATAAACTTTTACCCGAATCTTTAGAGAAATGGAAGAAAAGATGGGTTGATCAACAAGCCATGGATGTAGAACTGGAAGGATATAGCTGTTTTTTGTGCGTTGAGACAGCTAAAAAAGAAAAAAATGGAGAGAACTTTGTTGAAGAGAATGGGGAAGAGGAAGAGACCGATAATTGTATTTCCCTGTATGAGGCTCTAGAAAAACTGTTGGTTGAAGAGATAAAACCTCAAGAACGACATTTGAGTTGTGCCATTCTTGTTCAAACCAACAGGAAAGCTGAGGCTATTTTTCAACATCTTTCCTTGTGTCCTTCTTTAAGAGTATCCTTGGAAGGAAAGCTTTATCCCGGAAAGGATAGTTTGATTGGAAAACTTTTCTTTGCCTTGGTCCAAGCTTTAGCTCACCCTGGAGATTCCCTGGCTTTGGGGTGGCTTAGAAGTACACCCTTCGGTTCGGTTTTCCAGGATGAGGTGTCATGGAGAAAAGCGTTTTGGAAAGTTTTTTTTCTCGAAGGATTTGAAGGACTAGCTTTTCAATTTTTTTCTCTTCTTCAACAAGCTGTAGTGCTGGATGACTTTCACAAGGAAAGGATGGAGATGATTTTGCAGATTTGCCAGGCTTTCGATAAAACGGGCAGTAGAAATTTTGAGAGATTTTTAAGTCATTACAAAGATTTTTCTTTACCCCTATCTGAAGATCCTTCTTCAGTTCAAGTCAGAACGGTGCATAGTGCCAAGGGGCTTGAATTTGATGTTGTTATCGTTACTGAGTTACTGGGCCGAGAAACAGCGATGAATAAACCCCGGGATGTTCCCATAGCATATACATCCAGTCGCGGGGAAAGTAAGCTTTTTTTTCTTCCTCGGAAAGAGATTGCAGAGAAAGAACCCCAATTGTCCTGCTTGTATGAAGAGCTTGTTGCTGAAGAACAGCTGGAAAAACTTTCGCTTCTTTATGTCGCCATGACTAGGGCAAGACAAGGATTATATATTGTAGGAGAAATTCAGCAGCAAACAAATGGAAAAAACTCAACCAGACAGTCGGTTTATTGGCAGGACTTGCTGCTTGAGGGACTGGGAACAACGTCTTTTCACAGGAACTTGTTTTTTCCTGATTACCCCTTGGTAACCCTTTTTGAAACAGGAAAAAGGGAATGGAATCCTCGGCCTAAGAAAGAATTTTTCAAACTAGAAGAAAAAAAGGAGGCAAAAAGCCAGGATTTTCCTTATCCGCCAAGGCCTCTATCCCGGACCCAGTTTGTTTCTCCATCTACTTTGGAACCAAACGCTCAGGAGTTGAATCTTTATTCTTTATTTTCTTTGGATAAGGGAAAAAGAATCGATCATGGGTTAATCGTTCATAAGATATTTTCCCAAATCGAACGGCTTTCTGAAGACATTTTATTCAAGCTCAAGCAAAAGGCTTTAGAATACGGCCAGAAAGATAAAGAAAGAAATCCTTTTAAAGAAGTCTTGGATTGTTTGCAATCACCATCCATTAAAGAAATATTCACTCCCAAAGAAGAAACAAAAATATGGATTGAACGCAGTTTTTGTGTTGAAGTCGAAGGACAGTGGGTCAGAGGTACGCTTGATCGGGTTCATGTTGAAAAAGACTTACTGGGGAATGTCCAGTGTTCCATTTATGATTTTAAGACTGATGCTATTTCTTTGGATAAGAAAGAAGAGCTTGTTAAAAAATACCTTTCTCAGCTTATTCTTTACCGCAAAGCTCTTTGCCAGCTTCTTGATATCGACTCTTCACGGATAAAAGTTTTTCTTGTCTCTGTTTTTCTCAAGGAGGTTATGGCTTTGTAA
- a CDS encoding HNH endonuclease, with protein sequence MFWFPLIVWLFWPVISSFGFEDRLLPDPQLTPGDTFDVTKEDICVPGYAKRVRNVPIAVKREVYWRYGIIHPEPHHYEIDHLIPLGLGGSNSIKNLWPQSYWTSPWNAYLKDKLEYKLHKLVCENIVDLKEAQKAIATNWIEAYKKYMGIPEKRRSYEYR encoded by the coding sequence ATGTTTTGGTTTCCTTTAATTGTATGGCTGTTTTGGCCAGTTATTTCATCTTTTGGCTTTGAAGATCGGCTGCTGCCCGATCCTCAATTGACTCCTGGGGATACGTTTGATGTGACTAAAGAAGACATTTGTGTTCCTGGTTATGCAAAACGGGTCAGGAATGTTCCTATCGCTGTTAAAAGGGAAGTCTACTGGCGGTATGGAATTATTCATCCTGAGCCTCACCATTATGAAATCGATCATTTGATTCCGCTTGGCCTTGGAGGGTCGAACTCGATAAAGAACCTTTGGCCTCAGTCTTATTGGACATCACCTTGGAATGCTTATCTCAAAGACAAGTTGGAGTATAAATTGCACAAGTTGGTCTGTGAAAATATTGTTGATCTAAAGGAAGCTCAGAAAGCCATTGCTACCAATTGGATTGAAGCTTACAAGAAATACATGGGAATACCAGAAAAAAGAAGATCATATGAGTATAGGTAA
- the tatC gene encoding twin-arginine translocase subunit TatC → MKRDEEKPFLEHLEDLRWVIIKSLIALVAASLLCFIETKPVMAILLKPLKASGEDPQKVLRVLGVVDPLSVQLQISLLGGLVLSLPFILYFVAQFIIPGLTPSEVKLLFPIFSCGAILFIGGILFSYFILLPQTLQFFSAYNKWMGIQTDWTLQNYSNFVVQMLVSFGLAFELPLVVILLGILGIINSATLSRYRRHAIVVIVIAAACITPTSDPLTLFLLSVPMYLLYEGSLWVLKTIENRKRVQKDHSPELLP, encoded by the coding sequence ATGAAACGGGATGAAGAGAAACCCTTCCTTGAACATTTAGAAGATTTAAGGTGGGTAATTATAAAATCTCTGATCGCCTTAGTTGCAGCTTCTCTTCTCTGTTTTATTGAGACTAAACCGGTAATGGCCATTCTTCTTAAACCTCTTAAAGCCTCAGGGGAAGACCCTCAAAAAGTCTTAAGAGTTCTGGGTGTAGTTGACCCACTCAGTGTCCAACTCCAGATTAGTTTGCTAGGAGGACTTGTACTGAGCCTTCCTTTTATCCTCTATTTTGTTGCCCAGTTTATTATTCCTGGTCTTACTCCTTCCGAAGTAAAGCTTCTTTTCCCGATATTCAGTTGTGGGGCTATTCTTTTTATTGGAGGAATCCTTTTTTCTTACTTTATCCTGTTGCCCCAAACCCTGCAGTTTTTCTCCGCCTACAACAAATGGATGGGCATTCAAACCGATTGGACCTTGCAGAACTATTCTAATTTCGTTGTCCAAATGCTCGTTTCTTTTGGCTTGGCCTTTGAATTACCCCTTGTGGTTATTCTTTTGGGCATTCTTGGCATTATAAACTCTGCAACACTGAGCCGTTATAGAAGGCATGCCATTGTGGTCATCGTGATCGCTGCTGCCTGTATTACCCCAACCTCTGATCCCTTGACCCTTTTCCTTCTTTCCGTTCCTATGTATCTATTGTATGAAGGTTCACTTTGGGTGTTAAAAACCATTGAAAACCGTAAAAGAGTCCAAAAAGATCACTCCCCAGAACTTCTCCCTTAG
- a CDS encoding nicotinate phosphoribosyltransferase, whose protein sequence is MNPDKSLLLTDLYELTMMQGYHYHKMEGIATFELFVRKLPINRNFLLFAGLEQLLCFVENAHFDEEEIDWLAQQGLKKDFLEYLRTFRFQGDIYAMAEGTIFFPFEPILRVTAPIAQAQILESRLMNIIHYQTLIASKAIRFSLVAPKKNLVEFGLRRAHGAEASLFAARASFIAGFSGTSNVLAGKMYSIPISGTMAHSFIQAHDVEEMAFYNYAVANPRNVTFLIDTYDTERAARYIVKLAPKLKENGITIEAVRLDSGDLDFLSRSVRSILDSGGLKNTKIFVSGSLDEYKLEKLVSSAAPIDGFGIGTSLDTSSDSPYMDCVYKLQEYEGKPRRKRSTGKATWPGTKQVFRFFNENGTFEKDLVCLAEEEYPAYPLLQPVMRKGKRIYPNETLIEIQKRTMSNLEKLPSRLKTLQSAQPPYPVEFSPPLINLRDKLEREELQM, encoded by the coding sequence ATGAATCCAGATAAAAGTCTTCTTTTGACCGATCTCTACGAGCTGACCATGATGCAAGGGTATCATTATCATAAGATGGAAGGTATTGCTACCTTTGAGTTGTTCGTGAGAAAATTGCCTATAAACAGAAATTTTCTTCTCTTTGCCGGGCTAGAACAACTGCTTTGTTTTGTCGAAAATGCCCATTTTGACGAAGAAGAAATTGATTGGCTCGCCCAGCAAGGATTAAAGAAAGATTTTTTAGAGTATCTCAGAACATTTCGTTTCCAGGGAGATATCTATGCCATGGCTGAAGGAACCATCTTTTTTCCTTTCGAACCTATTTTAAGGGTTACCGCTCCAATCGCCCAAGCTCAGATCCTCGAATCCCGACTCATGAATATTATCCACTATCAAACCCTAATCGCTTCAAAAGCGATCCGATTTTCTCTTGTTGCTCCGAAGAAAAATCTCGTTGAATTTGGATTAAGACGAGCTCATGGTGCTGAGGCCTCCCTTTTTGCCGCCAGGGCTAGTTTCATTGCAGGCTTTAGTGGGACTTCAAACGTTCTTGCCGGCAAAATGTATTCCATCCCGATCTCTGGCACTATGGCCCATTCCTTTATCCAGGCTCATGATGTTGAAGAGATGGCCTTTTACAACTACGCGGTCGCCAATCCCCGCAACGTTACCTTTCTTATCGATACCTATGATACGGAAAGAGCTGCTCGTTACATCGTAAAGCTTGCTCCAAAGTTAAAAGAAAATGGCATTACCATTGAAGCTGTCCGTTTAGATAGTGGAGATCTTGATTTTCTTTCTAGGAGTGTTCGATCGATCCTCGATTCCGGTGGATTAAAGAATACAAAAATTTTTGTTAGCGGTAGCCTTGATGAATATAAACTAGAAAAACTCGTCAGTTCAGCTGCTCCCATTGATGGTTTTGGGATTGGAACTTCCCTGGATACCTCAAGTGACAGTCCTTATATGGACTGCGTCTACAAGCTCCAGGAATACGAAGGCAAACCCAGGAGGAAAAGATCTACAGGTAAAGCGACCTGGCCGGGAACAAAACAGGTATTCAGGTTTTTCAACGAGAACGGAACATTTGAAAAAGATCTGGTTTGTTTAGCTGAAGAAGAATATCCTGCCTATCCCCTTTTGCAACCTGTAATGCGCAAAGGCAAAAGAATCTATCCCAACGAAACTCTTATTGAAATTCAAAAAAGAACTATGAGTAACTTGGAAAAATTGCCTTCTAGACTTAAAACCCTGCAGTCAGCCCAACCTCCTTACCCGGTGGAGTTTTCACCACCACTGATCAACTTGAGAGACAAGCTTGAAAGAGAAGAACTTCAAATGTGA
- a CDS encoding epoxyqueuosine reductase QueH, with protein MTELNFERVKLTAPAGADKVLLHSCCAPCSAEIMEAIIASGIQLTVFFYNPNIHPRVEYEIRKKENIRFAEKKGIAFVDADYDTDSWFNRVKGLEWEPERGKRCTVCFDMRMERTALYAYENGFKVFCTSLGISRWKDFDQVTAAGIRAASRYGLEYWTYNWRKKGGSERMILISKAENFYQQLYCGCIYSLRDTNKWRVSRGKPKITLGSTFYGLEESNSSEQRQPSISP; from the coding sequence ATGACAGAGCTTAACTTTGAAAGGGTAAAACTAACCGCTCCAGCTGGAGCAGATAAGGTTCTCCTACATTCCTGTTGTGCTCCCTGTTCAGCTGAAATCATGGAAGCCATTATAGCCTCAGGCATCCAACTCACTGTTTTTTTCTATAATCCCAACATCCATCCTCGTGTTGAATACGAAATCCGCAAGAAAGAAAACATCCGATTTGCTGAGAAAAAAGGGATCGCTTTTGTCGACGCTGACTATGACACGGACAGCTGGTTTAATAGGGTCAAGGGACTTGAATGGGAACCAGAAAGGGGCAAGCGTTGCACGGTTTGTTTTGACATGCGAATGGAAAGGACCGCTCTTTATGCCTACGAAAACGGATTTAAAGTTTTCTGTACAAGCCTTGGAATCTCAAGATGGAAAGATTTTGACCAGGTCACTGCAGCCGGAATTCGAGCGGCTTCTCGCTATGGTCTTGAATATTGGACATATAACTGGAGAAAAAAGGGGGGTTCTGAGCGGATGATCTTGATCTCTAAAGCGGAAAATTTCTACCAACAACTTTATTGTGGTTGTATCTATTCTTTGAGAGATACCAATAAATGGAGAGTTTCTAGAGGAAAACCTAAAATCACCCTGGGAAGTACTTTTTATGGTTTAGAAGAATCAAATTCTTCTGAGCAGAGGCAGCCTTCTATCTCCCCTTGA